Within the Deinococcus carri genome, the region CCCTGACCGCACGGGGCAACGTGAGCATGGTCATCACCGATAAAGCCGTCTTCGAGTTCCTGGACGGCCAACTCACCCTCACCGAACTGCTGCCCGGCACCACCCTGGAGGAGGTCCGCGCCACCACCGGGGCCAGCTTTAAGGAGCGGCTCAGGCAGGAGACTGGAGGCTGAACTGAGCAGCAAAGAACGGGGAAGCGCCCGCTTCCCCGTTGGTCAATGTCAGCGGTGCGGCTCATGACGCCCCCGCACCCTTGCTGGTTCTCATACGGATTCCGTCCAATTCCTGAACAGTCGGGAGGGCACCGCCTGTTCATCCATCTCCCGAAATCCGCTCTTGTTCCTTCTCCCTTTGGTCGGATTTCCGGGTGTTTTCAACACCCTTCAATCGGAATCAGTATCAGTCCAGCGGCAGCCCGACGTAGTTCTCAGCGAGGGCGGTGGCGGCGGCCTGTGAGTGCACGAGGTAGTCGAGGTCGGCCAGGCGGATGCGCTGCTCGAAGGGGCTTTCGGTGGAATTGGTGTGCAGCAGGTTCGTCATGTACCAGGAGAAGCGCTCGGCTTTCCAGATCCGGCGCAGACAGGTGTTGGTGTACTGGTCCAGCAAGGTCTGTTGCCCGGTGCGGTAGAAGCATTCCAGCCCACGGGACAGGTAGACGGCGTCGGCCACCGCCAGGTTGAGTCCCTTCGCCCCGGTGGGCGGAACGATATGCGCCGCGTCCCCGCCGATGAAGAGCCGTCCGTGCTGCATACGGTCACACACGAAAGAGCGCATGCCGATCACGCCCTTCTGAAAGATTCGCCCTTCGGTGAGCGTCCAGCCGTCCACCGTTTCCAGCCGCTGGTGGAGTTCCGACCAGATCAGCTCGTCCGAATAGTCCGCCACGTTGTCGGTCGGCCCGCACTGGAGGTACAGGCGTTGGATCTCCGGCGAGCGGGTGCTGAGCAGGGCAAAGCCGCGCTCGTGTCGGGCATAGATCAGCTCGTGGTGCGAGGGAGGCGCTTCCACCAGAATCCCCAGCCAGCCGAAGGGGTACAGGTGCTGGTACTCGGTGCGGCCCTCGACGTACTGGCGTGAGGGTCCCTGCGAGCCGTCATACCCCGCGATGAAGTCGCAGTGCAGTTCCTGCTGCTGACCATTCTCGTCCGTGTAGGTGATGTGGGGGCGCTTTGAATTCAGGTCGTGGAGCTTCACGTCACGCACCCCGAAGTGAATCTCTCCCCCACTGGCGAGGCGGGCGGCGATGAGGTCCTTGAGCACCTCGTGCTGCGGGTAGACGGTGACGCGCCTGCCGCCGGTCAGGTCCTCAAAGTCCAGATGGTGGCTTTCACCCGCAAAGCGCAGGGTGATGCCCCGGTGGAAGTGGCCCTCGCGCAGCATGCGTTCCCCGAGGCCGAGCGACAGCATCAGGTCCACCGTCCACTGTTCCAGCACCCCGGCGCGAATGGTGTTTTCAACATCCTCGTGAGAGCGCGATTCCAGAATGACGCACTCGATGCCCTGACGGTGCAGGAGGTGGGCGAGGAACAGGCCGGCGGGACCGGCACCGATGATGCCGACTTGGGTGCGGGCAGGTGCAATGGGCATGGTGTCTCCTTCCCCCGGTGGCTGGGCTGGGGGCGCAGTGTAGAAAGTGCAGGGCAGAAAGTGGGGTGATTCCCGGCTGGGTGAGCTTCACTGTGGAGGATCAGGTCGCGGGGCGCAAGGCACGCATCCTGGTATATCGGAAGCGAACCGCACACTGCGGGTGCCCAACTCGCAGTCATCCGCTCCGCCCACGCCCCGGTCGGCTGGTCCGCAAATCCCTCTCGTTCTCCACATCTGACGGGATGCTCGCAGCCCCGGCGTGCCGAGTCTCACGACGACCGCGCCCTCACGGGTCAAGGCGACGGCCCGGCCAATGCCACGCCCATGCCCTAGCGCCCGAGGTGGTCAGCCAAACGCTTCATGGCCGCTCCTCTCAGGGTGTTGCCCCCCAGCCTCAGCCAGTGGCCTGAGAACCAGGGGACGCCCGCACTGCCACTGAACCGGACACCTCCGGGATTCAGCACCGGTTTCCTGGCAGGTTCTACCCCGTCCCGGCCCCGGCGGCAGGCCACGCGTGGTTCCTGTACTGGTCACGAATCTCGCGTTTGAGGAACTTCCCGGTCGCGCCGATGGGAAGGGACTCGACCATCACGAAATCGTCGGGGATCCACCATTTCGCCACGCGCCCTTGCAAGTGGGCGCGCAGGTCTTCGGGTTTGGGGGCCTCGCCCCGGGGAATCACCAGCGCGAGGGGGCGCTCGGTCCACTTCTCGTGCGGGACGGCCACCACCACCGCCGCCGCGACGTGGGGGTGGGCCATCAGGGCATTCTCGATCTCGGCGGAGCTGATCCACTCGCCGCCGGATTTCACGAGGTCCTTGGCGCGGTCCTGCACCCACACCTCGCCGCCGGGCGAGAGGGTGGCGATGTCGCCGGTGTCCAGCCACCGCTTGCCCCGGCGTGTGACGAAGTCGCCGGTGACGCCCCGCCGGTAGTACTCGCCCGTGACCCAGGGGCCGCGCACCAGCAGGCGGCCCATCGTCTGGCCGTCGTGGGGCACGTCCGCGCCCTCGTCGTCGATCAGGTCAACCTCGGTAAAGGGCATCACGCGGCCCTGCTTGCTGCGGTGGGTAAAGCCCTCGTCGCTGGCCGGGTCCACCCCCACCGGGG harbors:
- a CDS encoding 4-hydroxybenzoate 3-monooxygenase; the protein is MPIAPARTQVGIIGAGPAGLFLAHLLHRQGIECVILESRSHEDVENTIRAGVLEQWTVDLMLSLGLGERMLREGHFHRGITLRFAGESHHLDFEDLTGGRRVTVYPQHEVLKDLIAARLASGGEIHFGVRDVKLHDLNSKRPHITYTDENGQQQELHCDFIAGYDGSQGPSRQYVEGRTEYQHLYPFGWLGILVEAPPSHHELIYARHERGFALLSTRSPEIQRLYLQCGPTDNVADYSDELIWSELHQRLETVDGWTLTEGRIFQKGVIGMRSFVCDRMQHGRLFIGGDAAHIVPPTGAKGLNLAVADAVYLSRGLECFYRTGQQTLLDQYTNTCLRRIWKAERFSWYMTNLLHTNSTESPFEQRIRLADLDYLVHSQAAATALAENYVGLPLD